The following are from one region of the Acipenser ruthenus chromosome 19, fAciRut3.2 maternal haplotype, whole genome shotgun sequence genome:
- the tekt3 gene encoding tektin-3 codes for MMELLGSTHTATYTRPGMKSTNFLPAISTMASSYKNPHFVMSQSMYLPWRPSSYFRTASAVPSIGVTSRISPDLIQAKVSRFPSTRTALFARYTPVDWLKSNHKNYMESESSRHSAERLRVDTARLIQDKEQLTRKTQSTTSKNIGERLNDIVFWKSELNHEIENMIGETNALAEVKKRLERALAETEGPLQVARECLYHREKRMSVDLVHDKVEKDLIQEVESIKGCQERMRCSLDAANSQLASNRAAQHELDRDINDKLIAHRIDDKCHYLRNTSDGISYFHGVENIDATVSMPESWAKFTDNNILRSQNERAASAKLRHDIETLLNTTSNEMWNHFNSVNVAFTNRLSEVADAKNKLQMHLAKTLQEIFQTEMLIEALKKAIRDKESPLKVAHTRLDERTRRPNVELCRDSTQLRLVSEVREIDDTIQRLRERLWEAEKTLQMLVNTKVTLEHDLSIKANSLFIDQEKCMSMRKSFPSTPRLVGYT; via the exons ATGATGGAACTTTTGGGTTCTACCCATACAGCCACGTATACTCGTCCAGGAATGAAGTCCACTAACTTTCTACCTGCTATTTCCACAATGGCTTCCAGCTATAAGAACCCCCACTTCGTCATGAGCCAGAGCATGTACCTACCCTGGAGGCCCAGCTCCTACTTCAGAACAGCGTCTGCCGTTCCCAGCATCGGAGTTACCTCCAGAATCTCCCCGGATCTGATCCAGGCCAAGGTCAGCAGATTTCCTTCTACCCGCACGGCCCTGTTCGCCCGCTACACCCCTGTGGACTGGTTGAAGTCGAACCACAAAAACTACATGGAGTCAGAGTCTTCGAGGCACAGCGCTGAGAGGCTCAGAGTGGACACTGCCCGTCTCATCCAGGACAAAGAGCAGCTGACCAGAAAGACCCAGAGCACCACCAGCAAGAACATCGGGGAGCGCCTCAACGACATCGTGTTCTGGAAGTCCGAGCTGAACCACGAGATCGAGAACATGATCGGGGAGACCAACGCTCTGGCCGAGGTGAAGAAGAGACTAGAGAGGGCTCTGGCTGAAACAGAAGGGCCACTGCAG GTCGCTCGGGAGTGTTTGTACCACAGAGAGAAGAGGATGTCAGTTGACCTGGTCCATGATAAAGTGGAGAAAGATTTAATTCAG gAGGTTGAATCCATCAAGGGCTGCCAggagagaatgagatgttctctGGATGCAGCCAATAGCCAGCTCGC gtccaaCAGAGCAGCCCAACACGAGTTAGATAGAGACATCAATGACAAACTGATCGCCCACAGGATTGATGACAAGTGCCACTATCTCAGAAACACCTCTGATGGCATCAGTTACTTCCATGGGGTGGAGAATATCGATGCAAC AGTTTCAATGCCCGAGTCCTGGGCCAAGTTTACGGACAATAACATCCTGCGCTCCCAGAATGAGCGGGCTGCCTCAGCCAAGCTGCGGCATGACATTGAAACTCTTCTGAACACGACCTCCAATGAGATGTGGAATCACTTCAACAGCGTCAACGTGGCTTTTACCAACCGCCTGTCCGAGGTGGCCGATGCCAAGAACAAGCTGCAGATGCACCTGGCTAAG ACCCTGCAGGAGATCTTCCAAACCGAAATGCTCATTGAGGCCCTGAAGAAGGCCATCCGGGACAAGGAGAGCCCTCTCAAAGTGGCCCACACTCGCCTGGACGAGCGCACAAGGAGACCCAATGTGGAGCTGTGCCGGGACTCTACTCAGCTTCG GCTGGTTAGTGAAGTCCGAGAGATTGACGACACTATTCAGAGACTGCGGGAGAGGCTCTGGGAGGCAGAGAAGACCCTTCAGATGCTGGTCAACACCAAAGTGACCCTGGAGCATGACCTGTCCATCAAGGCTAACTCCCTGTTCATCGACCAGGAGAAATGCATGTCAATGCGCAAGAGCTTCCCCAGCACCCCCAGGCTCGTGGGCTACACATGA